A window of Salvia splendens isolate huo1 chromosome 8, SspV2, whole genome shotgun sequence genomic DNA:
AGGGAATATTCTCCCTCTCCGACCCCTCCCCCGCCCTACGGGAGCGGCAGGATGGAGGATCCGGCGGAGGTTTATAAGAAAAACGCGATCAACAAGCTCGCCGCGGATTTGAACGGCGACATCCGGGAGATGAGGAAGGGGAGCGAGGGGCAGATGGAGGGCGCGTTCGGCGCCCAGGCTGTGCTGCGCCGCCGCGAGGAGGTGCTGAGGAAAGGGGTTAAGGAGATGCAGGATGAGAAGGAGGCGCTGGAGCAGCAGCTGCAGATGGTTTTGATGAATACGGACGTTCTCGAAGGATGGTTGAGGGATAACCAGGGGAAATTGGATGGGAGTAAGGCCGAGCACGTCGATTTGGATGAGGTGTTCGAGCCGTGTGATGTGTTGTCGAAGCAGATGCTGGATTGCACGGCCTCGGATATGGCGGTGGAGGATACCATATATGCGTTGGATAAGGCCGTGCAGGAAGGGGCGATTCCGTTTGATCAGTACTTGAGGTGTGTGAGGCTTTTGTCGCGGGAGCAGTTTTTTCATCGTGCCACAGCTACCAAGGTTAGAGCTGTGCAAATGCAGGCTCAGGTTGCTAGTATGGCTTCAAGGTCGTCGCCGCAAAATGCTTTCTCATGAGCTCAGTTCAGGTATGGTGGTGGTGGCTATGATGAATTACAATTTTCACACTCTGTTCTATTTGGTGTTGGTAGAAAGCAGAACTTGCATTGGTTTGTATTTATGAGACTGGTCAATAATTTCAATGTGCAGCTTAAACAAACTGAGATACAATACAATATATATTCATGTATTTTTTTGTAGGGTTGCTTGTTGTCTTGTGTGTGCCTTTGTCGAGGCCTGGGGGGGTCTGATTTTGCGGCACATGATGAGAGAGATTGAATTATTATTGTTCAGAAGTTTTGGTGTTGTTGAATATGTTGTGATGATACTTGCTTATGACTTGTAAGTCTTGATCCTTAGTCCAGTGCTAATGAGATGATATACTTTCTCTATGGAGCTAGCATTTGTTGATGGAACGAATTTGCTTCTATTGTTTTATGGGAACAGAATGTACAATCATTGAGTGATATGTTGAAGCTCTTTtgttcattttgttattttttctgCTATGTGCTCTCCGTAAACATGAAAAGGTAGCTATGTCTATTATGCCAAAAAGGTGTTGCAAGTGTGTTTCTATTTAGAAAGAGAGCTGTTTAATTATTCATCTCATTGTGCTATGAATGAAATCAGAATTATGTGGGGATTCTATAGTCTTCCCCTGGGCAGGAAATCcaaagaattttttattttactactgTACACATTTGAATCACAGCTTTAGGTGAGCTCATATGCTTTTCAAACTATCTTAGTTCATAGCATATTGCTATAGAGTTAGTTCGTGATCCTTAAAGTAAGATATTGTTTGCTTACTTTAACAGTTAGGAGCCTCAGATTCATAGTTATGATCTCGACTTGAACTCATAGTAATTTCAAAATTGATATTGTTAATCTCTCATATCATAGTCATTCAATTCTGTCTGTTTCGGATGTTGCTGTTTGGATTTGCCTGTCTGGTTTTTAATGAGAAAAATGTTCATGGCTACAGTCCTTCACTAGAAAATCGATCGTTAATGAGGAAAAATGTAACTCTTGTTGAGATCTTGGAGGCAACTTTTTTTACCTTAGTTGAATCAGCCTTTGGTCTGAACTGCTTATCTGCTTTACTGCACACCCTAGCCGCTCCTGATTTTCAAACCATGATGTCTATAGAAGTTTGTATCAGTAACTAACTAAGAGACTAATTTGCATTTCAAGTGCTAAACACACACTAGTTCTTCTGTATGTGGATTTATTGGAAGCGATAAAGTGCATAATTTAATTACTACCTCTGTCCCCTACAATAGGAATCACATTTGGTGTGGtaacgaattttaagaaatgtaaagaatagtgagttTGAAGGGTTAGTGGAATTTGAGGTCcactttttttggtaaaaatgaGCCAGTGGAATGTGTGCCCTACttattatttatggtaaaaatgaaatatgactttTGTTTATTATAGGGCGGATTAAAATgtcaaaatgtgactcttattgtgagacagAGGTAGTATAATTAATGCATACATACATGATGTCACTTCTTGGAACCTCATTTACCCCTAGACATTTGATGATGGAAAAATGTTGGTCACCTCGGATATATACCAACCGGCATAATTCTTCAGCGGTGGCAGCTGCTTTCCAGCTATAAGGGCATGAATAACCCCGTCCctatttccggccccaagtccctccacgtcatcatttctctacagttgcggcccagaccacaactgctctaaccctacaggccacaacccgggccgcaactaataaattacactattcacaacttcaacctattttacacgtaaaataaaaaacgccggaaatttataacacgaaaaatttcatttataacgcgagaatttcatttttaatacaaatacaataaattataacctaaaaagtataaaaaaattagaatattaaaaaaatgaaaaaaaaaataaaaaatgcaaatctGCCCACGtcgcccctctccctctcttcctcctccttcttcttctccccctccctcttctccctcttccaaaatgtaaaaattcagAAATTGCGGCCCGAACCCCCTCGCCCCGAAAGCTCCAACGCCGGCCAAGGCCGGGACCGTCACCGAGCCGCAaatgcggccccgggaccggcctgggccgtgactccacctcctccaacgcttgggacgggccgggactcgcgagatgcggccAGGCCCCTTGCGTTATTCATGCTCTAAACTCTATTGATGACATGTTTTATCGAATTCAATAGATGCACATTGTGAGGGGATTCTTTGTTCTACCCATTTGTCTCTGTTTTCTAATTTCatcaattttgatattttgaatttgagtGAGGGAGAgtgggga
This region includes:
- the LOC121745138 gene encoding protein ELC-like, which codes for MAQYTQQFLNSVLSQRGPAALPYAEDMKWHIRQHLMHLVEAYPSLQPKTAVFTHNDGRAVNLLQADGTVPMSFQGVTYNIPVLIWLMESYPRHSPLVFVNPTRDMIIKRPHPFVSPNGVVSIPYLHSWLFPSSNLLELARNLAHFFARDPPLYSQRKPSTPNPNPSPSPNLNPAYASVNSSPAIPPREYSPSPTPPPPYGSGRMEDPAEVYKKNAINKLAADLNGDIREMRKGSEGQMEGAFGAQAVLRRREEVLRKGVKEMQDEKEALEQQLQMVLMNTDVLEGWLRDNQGKLDGSKAEHVDLDEVFEPCDVLSKQMLDCTASDMAVEDTIYALDKAVQEGAIPFDQYLRCVRLLSREQFFHRATATKVRAVQMQAQVASMASRSSPQNAFS